One segment of Microbacterium arborescens DNA contains the following:
- the dnaE gene encoding DNA polymerase III subunit alpha: MLDGAAKIAAMTQAAADYGMPAIAVTDHGNTFAAFEFYRAAKAAGVKPIIGLEAYVTPGTHRSDKSRVAWGSPEQKSDDVSGSGAYTHMTMWSQSTEGMHNLFRLSSRSSMEGYYFKPRMDRELLQTYGKGLIATTGCPSGEVQTRLRLGQYDAARAAAAEFQDIFGKENYFAEIMDHGLSIERRVMTDLLRLAKDLDIPLVATNDSHYTHQHEADAHAALLCVQSGSTLDDPNRFKFDGDGYYIKTAQEMRQLFRDHPEACDNTLLIAERCEVEFNTSANYMPRFPVPDGETEDSWLVKEVEAGLHYRYPGGIPDKVRKQAEYETGIILQMGFPGYFLVVADFINWAKDNGIRVGPGRGSGAGSMVAYAMRITDLDPLEHGLIFERFLNPDRVSMPDFDVDFDDRRRGEVIEYVTEKYGSERVAQIVTYGTIKSKQALKDAGRVLGFPFSMGEKLTKAMPPPVMGKDMPLDGMFNKDHPRFKEASEFRALIDTDPEAKTVFDRALGLEGLKRQWGVHAAGVIMSSEPLLDIIPIMRREQDGQIVTQFDYPSCETLGLIKMDFLGLRNLTIISDALDNIRMNRGEELDLEHLELDDRPAYDLLTRGDTLGVFQLDGGPMRSLLRLMKPDNFEDISAVIALYRPGPMGANSHTNYALRKNGLQPITPIHPELEEPLRDILDTTYGLIIYQEQVMAIAQKVAGFSLGQADILRRAMGKKKKSELDKQYEGFSGGMKERGFGEAAIKALWDILLPFSDYAFNKAHSAAYGLVSYWTAYLKAHYPAEYMAALLTSVGDSKDKMAVYLNECRRMGIKVLPPDVGESIRYFAAVGEDIRFGLGAVRNVGANVVDGIIASRADDNYVSFHDFLTKVPLHVANKRTVESLIKAGAFDSLGSTRRALMEIHEDAVEAAVDAKRKAATGAIGFDFDSLYDETEEVMPAKVPERPEWTKKDKLAFEREMLGLYVSDHPLAGLEIPLAKHASTSIHDLLASEDVQDGDQVTVAGLVTSVQHRVAKQSGNPYGMITVEDFDGEVTVMFMGKTYTEFQSMLVADSILVVRGRVSRRDDGLNLHGQSAFSPDLGSFDAAGPLVLLLPEQRATESTIGELAAVLRRHSGETEVSLKLHRAGTAKVFEVPHPVRVTPDLYGELKGLLGPQCLG, translated from the coding sequence ATGCTCGACGGTGCAGCCAAGATCGCGGCCATGACCCAAGCGGCGGCCGATTACGGCATGCCGGCGATCGCCGTGACCGACCACGGCAACACCTTCGCCGCGTTCGAGTTCTACCGGGCCGCGAAGGCCGCGGGCGTCAAGCCGATCATCGGCCTCGAGGCCTACGTCACGCCGGGCACCCATCGCAGTGACAAGTCCCGCGTGGCGTGGGGTTCTCCCGAGCAGAAGAGCGACGACGTGTCGGGTTCTGGCGCCTACACCCACATGACGATGTGGAGCCAGAGCACCGAAGGCATGCACAACCTGTTCCGGTTGAGCTCGCGGTCGAGCATGGAGGGCTATTACTTCAAGCCGCGCATGGACCGCGAGCTGCTCCAGACCTACGGCAAGGGGCTCATCGCGACCACGGGCTGCCCCTCGGGCGAGGTGCAGACGCGGCTCCGCCTCGGTCAGTACGACGCTGCTCGCGCTGCGGCCGCCGAGTTCCAAGACATCTTCGGCAAAGAGAACTACTTCGCCGAGATCATGGATCACGGCTTGTCGATCGAGCGCCGGGTCATGACCGACCTGCTGCGTCTCGCGAAAGACCTCGACATCCCGCTCGTCGCGACCAACGACTCGCACTACACGCATCAGCACGAGGCCGACGCGCACGCGGCGCTGCTCTGCGTGCAGTCCGGTTCGACGCTCGATGACCCGAACCGCTTCAAGTTCGACGGCGACGGCTACTACATCAAGACCGCTCAGGAGATGCGGCAGCTCTTCCGCGACCACCCCGAGGCGTGCGACAACACCCTCCTCATCGCCGAGCGCTGCGAGGTCGAGTTCAACACCTCGGCCAACTACATGCCGCGATTCCCCGTTCCCGACGGCGAGACCGAAGACAGCTGGCTGGTCAAGGAGGTCGAGGCGGGCCTGCACTACCGGTACCCCGGCGGCATCCCCGACAAGGTGCGCAAGCAGGCCGAGTACGAGACGGGCATCATCCTCCAGATGGGCTTCCCGGGCTACTTCCTCGTCGTCGCCGACTTCATCAACTGGGCCAAGGACAACGGCATCCGTGTGGGCCCCGGCCGCGGTTCGGGCGCCGGCTCGATGGTGGCCTACGCGATGCGCATCACCGATCTCGACCCGCTCGAGCACGGACTCATCTTCGAGCGATTCCTCAACCCCGACCGCGTCAGCATGCCCGACTTCGACGTCGACTTCGACGACCGTCGCCGCGGCGAGGTCATCGAGTACGTCACTGAGAAGTACGGTTCCGAGCGCGTCGCGCAGATCGTCACCTACGGCACGATCAAGTCGAAGCAGGCGCTGAAGGATGCTGGGCGCGTGCTGGGCTTCCCATTCAGCATGGGTGAGAAGCTCACCAAGGCGATGCCGCCGCCCGTGATGGGAAAGGACATGCCCCTCGACGGCATGTTCAACAAGGACCACCCGCGGTTCAAGGAGGCCAGCGAGTTCCGTGCCCTGATCGACACCGATCCCGAAGCGAAGACGGTCTTCGACCGGGCACTCGGGCTCGAAGGTCTGAAGCGGCAGTGGGGTGTGCACGCGGCCGGTGTCATCATGTCGTCGGAACCCCTCCTCGACATCATCCCGATCATGCGTCGCGAGCAGGACGGCCAGATCGTCACGCAGTTCGACTACCCGTCCTGCGAGACGCTCGGGCTCATCAAGATGGACTTCCTGGGGCTGCGAAACCTCACGATCATCTCGGACGCGCTCGACAACATCCGCATGAACCGGGGCGAGGAACTCGATCTCGAACATCTCGAGCTCGATGACCGCCCGGCCTACGACCTCCTCACCCGCGGCGACACGCTCGGGGTGTTCCAGCTCGACGGCGGGCCGATGCGCTCGCTCCTCCGGCTGATGAAGCCCGACAACTTCGAAGACATCTCCGCCGTCATCGCGCTGTACCGCCCGGGTCCGATGGGCGCCAACTCGCACACGAACTACGCGCTCCGTAAGAACGGCCTGCAGCCGATCACCCCGATCCATCCCGAGCTCGAAGAACCACTGCGCGACATCCTCGACACCACGTACGGCCTGATCATCTATCAGGAGCAGGTCATGGCGATCGCTCAGAAGGTCGCAGGCTTCTCGCTCGGTCAGGCAGACATCCTCCGCCGCGCGATGGGCAAGAAGAAGAAGTCCGAGCTCGACAAGCAGTACGAGGGCTTCTCGGGGGGCATGAAGGAGCGCGGCTTCGGCGAGGCCGCCATCAAGGCGCTCTGGGACATCCTGCTGCCGTTCTCCGACTACGCGTTCAACAAGGCGCACTCCGCCGCGTACGGTCTCGTCTCGTACTGGACCGCCTACCTCAAGGCGCACTATCCCGCCGAGTACATGGCTGCCCTGCTCACGAGCGTCGGCGACTCGAAGGACAAGATGGCGGTGTACCTGAACGAATGCCGCCGCATGGGCATCAAGGTGCTGCCGCCCGATGTGGGCGAGTCCATCAGGTACTTCGCGGCCGTCGGCGAAGACATCCGATTCGGTCTGGGCGCGGTGCGCAACGTCGGTGCGAACGTGGTCGACGGCATCATCGCGTCGCGGGCAGACGACAACTACGTCAGCTTCCACGACTTCCTCACCAAGGTCCCGCTTCACGTCGCGAACAAGCGGACCGTGGAGTCGTTGATCAAGGCGGGCGCCTTCGACTCGCTGGGCTCGACCCGGCGGGCGCTCATGGAGATCCATGAGGATGCCGTCGAAGCCGCGGTCGACGCCAAGAGAAAGGCCGCCACGGGCGCGATCGGTTTCGACTTCGACAGCCTGTACGACGAGACCGAGGAGGTCATGCCGGCGAAGGTCCCCGAGCGGCCGGAGTGGACGAAGAAGGACAAGCTGGCGTTCGAGCGCGAGATGCTCGGCCTCTACGTGTCCGACCACCCCTTGGCCGGGTTGGAGATCCCGCTCGCCAAGCACGCCTCCACCTCGATCCACGATCTGCTGGCGTCGGAAGACGTTCAGGACGGCGACCAGGTCACCGTCGCGGGGCTCGTCACGAGCGTGCAGCACCGCGTGGCCAAGCAGAGCGGCAACCCCTACGGCATGATCACCGTCGAGGACTTCGACGGTGAAGTGACCGTGATGTTCATGGGGAAGACCTACACGGAGTTCCAGAGCATGCTCGTGGCCGACTCGATCCTGGTCGTCCGTGGGCGCGTATCCCGCCGCGATGACGGGCTGAACCTTCACGGTCAGTCGGCGTTCTCGCCCGACCTCGGGTCGTTCGATGCCGCCGGGCCGCTCGTGCTGCTGCTCCCGGAGCAGCGTGCGACGGAGTCGACGATCGGCGAGCTGGCGGCCGTCCTGCGTCGCCACAGCGGCGAGACCGAGGTCTCGCTGAAGCTTCATAGAGCAGGTACGGCGAAGGTGTTCGAGGTGCCGCATCCGGTGCGCGTCACGCCCGATCTCTACGGCGAGCTCAAGGGACTTCTGGGACCTCAGTGTCTGGGTTGA
- the hisD gene encoding histidinol dehydrogenase: protein MRTIDLRGRRMTPAELLAAVPRAEAARGLALATAAEIVHDVAARGEVSLREQAARFDGVEGHAVRVPADHLEEALGNISPAVRAAIEESIRRVRLASAAQVPPDRVTELGPGARVEQRWRPVRRVGVYVPGGKAVYPSSVVMNVVPAQVAGVETVALASPPQRDHGGRVHPVILAAARLLGISEVYAMGGAGAIGAFAYGVGSLELDPVDVISGPGNNFVALAKRVVAGVVGTDSEAGATEILIVADAAADADLVAADLVSQAEHDEQAAAVLVTDSVDLAQAVAERVSIRATATRHAERVAVALDGPQSAIVLVDDIAAAAAFSNAYAPEHLELHLRDPRTDDFVNAGAVFVGSHTPVSLGDYLAGSNHVLPTGGQARYAAGLGAATFLRSQQVITYDRDALRAVHDGILALSDSEQLPAHGEAVSARFNA, encoded by the coding sequence ATGCGCACCATCGATCTTCGCGGCCGTCGGATGACGCCCGCTGAGTTGCTCGCCGCCGTTCCCCGGGCCGAGGCCGCGCGTGGGCTCGCTCTGGCCACCGCAGCAGAGATCGTCCACGATGTGGCTGCGCGGGGGGAGGTCTCGCTCCGTGAACAGGCGGCACGGTTCGACGGTGTCGAGGGTCACGCCGTGCGTGTTCCCGCCGACCACCTCGAGGAGGCGCTGGGAAATATCTCACCGGCCGTTCGAGCAGCGATCGAGGAGTCGATCCGCCGCGTTCGGCTGGCTTCGGCAGCGCAGGTCCCGCCCGATCGGGTGACGGAGCTCGGCCCCGGTGCGCGCGTCGAGCAGCGCTGGCGGCCCGTGCGTCGCGTCGGCGTCTACGTGCCCGGCGGCAAGGCCGTGTACCCCTCGAGCGTCGTGATGAACGTCGTGCCCGCGCAGGTCGCCGGTGTCGAGACGGTGGCGCTCGCTTCGCCCCCGCAGCGCGACCACGGCGGACGGGTGCACCCGGTCATCCTGGCCGCGGCGCGCCTCCTCGGCATCTCCGAGGTCTACGCGATGGGGGGCGCCGGCGCGATCGGTGCCTTCGCCTACGGCGTCGGCTCGCTCGAGCTCGACCCTGTCGACGTCATCTCCGGGCCGGGCAACAACTTCGTCGCCCTCGCCAAGCGCGTCGTCGCGGGTGTGGTCGGCACCGATTCGGAGGCCGGAGCGACCGAGATCCTGATCGTCGCCGATGCCGCTGCCGACGCCGACCTCGTGGCGGCTGACCTCGTCAGCCAGGCGGAGCACGACGAACAGGCCGCGGCTGTTCTCGTCACCGACTCTGTCGATCTGGCGCAGGCCGTCGCCGAGCGGGTTTCGATCCGCGCGACTGCGACCCGACACGCCGAGCGTGTCGCGGTCGCGCTGGACGGACCACAGTCCGCCATCGTCCTGGTCGACGACATCGCGGCTGCGGCGGCGTTCTCGAACGCCTACGCCCCCGAGCACCTCGAACTGCACCTGCGCGACCCGCGGACCGACGACTTCGTCAACGCGGGGGCGGTGTTCGTCGGCTCGCACACGCCGGTGAGCCTCGGCGACTACCTCGCGGGCAGCAACCACGTGTTGCCGACGGGGGGACAGGCCCGGTACGCCGCCGGTCTCGGGGCGGCGACATTCCTGCGGTCGCAGCAGGTCATCACCTACGACCGCGACGCGCTGCGGGCCGTGCACGACGGCATCCTGGCTCTGTCCGACTCCGAGCAGCTGCCCGCGCACGGCGAGGCCGTGTCCGCGCGTTTCAACGCGTAA
- the nrdR gene encoding transcriptional regulator NrdR: MHCPFCRNPDSRVIDSRTSDDGLSIRRRRQCPKCGGRFSTIETASLNVIKRSGVIEPFSREKVMSGVRKACQGRPVTEADLAVLAQAVEEAVRQTGSSQIDTNEIGLAILGPLRNLDEIAYLRFASVYQAFDTLEDFEAAIEQLRADHIGARTTEDAGSL, translated from the coding sequence ATGCATTGCCCTTTCTGCCGCAATCCCGATTCCCGCGTCATCGACTCCCGCACGAGCGATGACGGCCTGAGCATCCGCCGCCGGCGCCAATGCCCGAAATGCGGCGGCCGCTTCTCGACCATCGAGACGGCGAGCCTCAACGTCATCAAGCGCTCGGGTGTGATTGAGCCGTTCAGCCGCGAGAAGGTGATGTCCGGCGTTCGCAAGGCCTGCCAGGGGAGGCCGGTGACAGAGGCCGACCTCGCCGTGCTGGCGCAGGCGGTCGAAGAGGCCGTGCGTCAGACCGGTTCGTCGCAGATCGACACGAACGAGATCGGGCTCGCGATCCTCGGACCGCTCCGAAACCTCGATGAGATCGCGTACCTCCGCTTCGCGAGCGTCTACCAGGCCTTCGACACGCTCGAAGACTTCGAGGCTGCGATCGAACAGCTGCGGGCAGACCACATCGGCGCACGGACAACAGAGGACGCAGGCTCGCTTTAG
- a CDS encoding DUF3043 domain-containing protein — MAKTPAAPAPDDADQASTGAGKNRPTPSRAAQEAARKRPLVPDTKEAKARARAELAERRDKARIGMANGDERYLPVRDKGPQRRFVRDYIDAGWHLGELVMGAMVLVIIVTFLGSNAVTFYAFIALWAFILLVIGDMVITSFRVKKAARAKFGAERMEKGLGWYGAMRSIQMRFMRLPKPQVKRGQRPV, encoded by the coding sequence GTGGCCAAAACTCCCGCTGCCCCCGCTCCGGACGACGCCGACCAGGCGTCGACGGGCGCAGGCAAGAACCGTCCCACTCCCAGCCGCGCCGCCCAGGAGGCGGCCCGGAAGCGACCGCTGGTGCCCGATACCAAGGAAGCCAAGGCGCGTGCCCGCGCTGAGCTGGCCGAGCGGCGCGACAAGGCCCGCATCGGTATGGCCAACGGCGACGAGCGTTATCTGCCGGTCCGCGACAAGGGGCCGCAGCGCCGCTTCGTCCGCGACTACATCGACGCCGGATGGCACCTCGGCGAGCTCGTCATGGGAGCGATGGTGCTCGTCATCATCGTCACCTTCCTCGGCTCGAACGCCGTGACGTTCTACGCTTTCATCGCCCTGTGGGCGTTCATCCTGCTCGTGATCGGCGACATGGTCATCACCAGCTTCCGGGTGAAGAAGGCCGCCCGCGCCAAGTTCGGTGCGGAGCGGATGGAGAAGGGGCTCGGCTGGTACGGCGCGATGCGTTCGATCCAGATGCGCTTCATGCGCCTCCCGAAGCCTCAGGTCAAGCGCGGCCAGCGCCCCGTCTGA
- a CDS encoding quinone-dependent dihydroorotate dehydrogenase translates to MYPFIFRTVFSRMEPETAHHLVVPVIRLLGVPPFSIIARALTRPDRSLRTEALGIVFDSPFGVAAGFDKNAVMIRGLGALGFGHVEVGTVTAVAQDGNPRPRLFRLIEDRALINRMGFNNRGAAAAASRLRRLRRGSHHAVVGANIGKSRVVDVEHATADYVESTRLVAPQADYLVVNVSSPNTPGLRGLQAVETLRPLLEAVRDAAGKTPLLVKIAPDLSDDEVTAIAKMAVDAGLAGLIATNTTISRDGLLTDEATIERIGAGGLSGAPLRRRALEVLRLVRSAVPDDFCVIAAGGVETAADVQERLAAGADLVQGYTAFIYRGPLWARQINRGLVELRRGAGRA, encoded by the coding sequence ATGTATCCGTTCATCTTCCGCACCGTCTTCTCGCGCATGGAGCCGGAGACCGCGCACCACCTCGTGGTCCCGGTGATCCGGCTGCTGGGCGTTCCGCCGTTCTCGATCATCGCGCGGGCTCTCACGCGCCCGGACCGGTCGCTTCGCACCGAAGCCCTGGGCATCGTCTTCGACTCGCCGTTCGGCGTCGCTGCGGGCTTCGACAAGAACGCCGTCATGATTCGCGGCCTCGGGGCTCTCGGATTCGGCCACGTCGAGGTCGGGACGGTCACGGCCGTCGCGCAGGACGGCAATCCTCGTCCCCGCCTGTTCCGCCTGATCGAAGATCGCGCACTCATCAACCGGATGGGTTTCAACAACCGCGGTGCGGCGGCGGCGGCATCCCGCCTTCGTCGCCTCCGGCGCGGCAGCCATCACGCCGTGGTCGGTGCCAACATCGGCAAGAGCCGCGTCGTCGACGTCGAGCATGCCACGGCCGACTACGTCGAGAGCACCCGTCTCGTCGCGCCCCAGGCCGACTACCTCGTCGTCAACGTCTCATCGCCGAACACCCCCGGGCTGCGGGGGCTCCAGGCGGTCGAGACGCTCCGCCCGCTGCTCGAGGCCGTGCGCGACGCCGCCGGAAAGACTCCGCTGCTGGTGAAGATCGCGCCCGACCTGTCGGACGACGAGGTCACCGCGATCGCGAAGATGGCCGTGGACGCCGGGCTGGCCGGTCTCATCGCCACGAACACGACGATCTCTCGCGACGGACTGCTGACGGACGAGGCGACGATCGAACGGATCGGTGCCGGCGGGTTGTCCGGCGCCCCGCTCCGCCGCCGCGCGCTCGAGGTTCTGCGCCTCGTGCGCTCGGCCGTTCCCGACGATTTCTGCGTCATCGCAGCCGGGGGAGTCGAGACCGCCGCCGACGTCCAGGAGCGCTTGGCGGCGGGCGCAGACCTGGTTCAGGGGTACACCGCGTTCATCTACCGCGGCCCCCTGTGGGCGCGGCAGATCAATCGCGGTCTGGTCGAGCTCAGACGGGGCGCTGGCCGCGCTTGA